The following coding sequences are from one Lolium rigidum isolate FL_2022 chromosome 6, APGP_CSIRO_Lrig_0.1, whole genome shotgun sequence window:
- the LOC124667804 gene encoding uncharacterized protein LOC124667804 isoform X2, giving the protein MAGGGGGSPAREGGGGRAEWLRIYDRMVAILRKNHRHVEALLADRARLEALVKVQHEFWVARDGLLRARLSETRRTEACVRKGHEARLELLLGDKERAVRRYQIYAKHQDDDLEDFKTCAVALAEENAKLKLKLEEAENSGELSEKTTEHEHSVRNWRSEIRELKNAYKNLSSEKDKEVSALLAEKDFVWNQYKTMERDYDSLLKKKKIEAAQATEAAQKLQRKVEELQVAAQKKDDDISRLQAEANGANKKILLLENKLQKLHSLASEEDDETPKVKGGHLQASQKRKQDISGTRRKSRSEVVSLRGKSKNNPQRQMVEDQPETSQKRQCASSLSNGVGLRRCSSRMHLKPASSPAPQQVLFHSSFKVPKLKTPAPPPPL; this is encoded by the exons atggccggcggcggcggcggctcgccggcgcgggagggcggcggcggccgggccgaGTGGCTGCGAATCTACGACAGGATGGTGGCCATCCTCCGCAAGAACCACCGGCACGTGGAGGCGCTGCTCGCCGACCGCGCGCGCCTGGAGGCGCTCGTCAAGGTCCAGCACGAGTTCTGGGTCGCCCGCGACGGCCTCCTCCGGGCCCGCCTCAGCGAG ACGCGGAGGACGGAGGCGTGCGTGCGGAAGGGCCACGAGGCCAGGCTGGAGCTGCTCCTCGGGGACAAGGAGCGGGCGGTCCGGCGCTACCAGATCTACGCCA AACACCAAGATGACGACTTGGAAGATTTCAAAACTTGTGCAGTAGCTTTGGCTGAAGAAAACGCTAAACTGAAG TTGAAACTGGAGGAAGCTGAAAATTCTGGCGAGCTTAGCGAGAAAACTACGGAACATGAGCACAGTGTAAGAAATTGGAGATCTGAGATAAGGGAGTTAAAGAATGCCTATAAGAACCTGAGCTCAGAGAAGGATAAGGAAGTTTCTGCATTACTCGCAGAAAAGGATTTTGTGTGGAACCAGTACAAGACAATGGAAAGAGACTACGATTCGCTCCTtaagaagaagaaaatagaggcagCACAGGCTACTGAAGCAgcacaaaagctgcagcggaaggtGGAGGAGCTGCAAGTGGCGGCCCAAAAGAAGGATGATGACATTAGCAGATTACAAGCAGAGGCTAATGGTGCCAACAAGAAGATACTGCTTCTTGAGAATAAGCTACAAAAACTGCACTCCCTGGCTAGTGAGGAAGACGACGAAACCCCAAAAGTCAAGGGTGGGCACCTGCAGGCTAGTCAAAAGCGAAAGCAGGATATCAGTGGGACACGTAGAAAATCTAGGTCTGAAGTTGTGTCTCTACGTGGGAAATCCAAAAATAATCCTCAGAGGCAAATGGTAGAAGATCAACCTGAGACCAGTCAGAAGCGTCAGTGTGCCTCTTCCTTATCAAAT GGTGTGGGTCTTCGACGTTGCTCCTCGAGGATGCACCTGAAACCTGCATCGTCACCTGCACCTCAGCAGGTACTCTTCCACTCCAGTTTCAAG GTTCCAAAGCTGAAGACCCCAGCTCCTCCCCCGCCCCTGTAG
- the LOC124667804 gene encoding uncharacterized protein LOC124667804 isoform X1: protein MAGGGGGSPAREGGGGRAEWLRIYDRMVAILRKNHRHVEALLADRARLEALVKVQHEFWVARDGLLRARLSETRRTEACVRKGHEARLELLLGDKERAVRRYQIYAKHQDDDLEDFKTCAVALAEENAKLKLKLEEAENSGELSEKTTEHEHSVRNWRSEIRELKNAYKNLSSEKDKEVSALLAEKDFVWNQYKTMERDYDSLLKKKKIEAAQATEAAQKLQRKVEELQVAAQKKDDDISRLQAEANGANKKILLLENKLQKLHSLASEEDDETPKVKGGHLQASQKRKQDISGTRRKSRSEVVSLRGKSKNNPQRQMVEDQPETSQKRQCASSLSNGVGLRRCSSRMHLKPASSPAPQQVLFHSSFKVPKLKTPAPVSRFQS from the exons atggccggcggcggcggcggctcgccggcgcgggagggcggcggcggccgggccgaGTGGCTGCGAATCTACGACAGGATGGTGGCCATCCTCCGCAAGAACCACCGGCACGTGGAGGCGCTGCTCGCCGACCGCGCGCGCCTGGAGGCGCTCGTCAAGGTCCAGCACGAGTTCTGGGTCGCCCGCGACGGCCTCCTCCGGGCCCGCCTCAGCGAG ACGCGGAGGACGGAGGCGTGCGTGCGGAAGGGCCACGAGGCCAGGCTGGAGCTGCTCCTCGGGGACAAGGAGCGGGCGGTCCGGCGCTACCAGATCTACGCCA AACACCAAGATGACGACTTGGAAGATTTCAAAACTTGTGCAGTAGCTTTGGCTGAAGAAAACGCTAAACTGAAG TTGAAACTGGAGGAAGCTGAAAATTCTGGCGAGCTTAGCGAGAAAACTACGGAACATGAGCACAGTGTAAGAAATTGGAGATCTGAGATAAGGGAGTTAAAGAATGCCTATAAGAACCTGAGCTCAGAGAAGGATAAGGAAGTTTCTGCATTACTCGCAGAAAAGGATTTTGTGTGGAACCAGTACAAGACAATGGAAAGAGACTACGATTCGCTCCTtaagaagaagaaaatagaggcagCACAGGCTACTGAAGCAgcacaaaagctgcagcggaaggtGGAGGAGCTGCAAGTGGCGGCCCAAAAGAAGGATGATGACATTAGCAGATTACAAGCAGAGGCTAATGGTGCCAACAAGAAGATACTGCTTCTTGAGAATAAGCTACAAAAACTGCACTCCCTGGCTAGTGAGGAAGACGACGAAACCCCAAAAGTCAAGGGTGGGCACCTGCAGGCTAGTCAAAAGCGAAAGCAGGATATCAGTGGGACACGTAGAAAATCTAGGTCTGAAGTTGTGTCTCTACGTGGGAAATCCAAAAATAATCCTCAGAGGCAAATGGTAGAAGATCAACCTGAGACCAGTCAGAAGCGTCAGTGTGCCTCTTCCTTATCAAAT GGTGTGGGTCTTCGACGTTGCTCCTCGAGGATGCACCTGAAACCTGCATCGTCACCTGCACCTCAGCAGGTACTCTTCCACTCCAGTTTCAAGGTTCCAAAGCTGAAGACCCCAGCTCCAGTTTCAAGGTTCCAAAGCTGA
- the LOC124667804 gene encoding uncharacterized protein LOC124667804 isoform X3, translating into MAGGGGGSPAREGGGGRAEWLRIYDRMVAILRKNHRHVEALLADRARLEALVKVQHEFWVARDGLLRARLSETRRTEACVRKGHEARLELLLGDKERAVRRYQIYAKHQDDDLEDFKTCAVALAEENAKLKLKLEEAENSGELSEKTTEHEHSVRNWRSEIRELKNAYKNLSSEKDKEVSALLAEKDFVWNQYKTMERDYDSLLKKKKIEAAQATEAAQKLQRKVEELQVAAQKKDDDISRLQAEANGANKKILLLENKLQKLHSLASEEDDETPKVKGGHLQASQKRKQDISGTRRKSRSEVVSLRGKSKNNPQRQMVEDQPETSQKRQCASSLSNIWTNNN; encoded by the exons atggccggcggcggcggcggctcgccggcgcgggagggcggcggcggccgggccgaGTGGCTGCGAATCTACGACAGGATGGTGGCCATCCTCCGCAAGAACCACCGGCACGTGGAGGCGCTGCTCGCCGACCGCGCGCGCCTGGAGGCGCTCGTCAAGGTCCAGCACGAGTTCTGGGTCGCCCGCGACGGCCTCCTCCGGGCCCGCCTCAGCGAG ACGCGGAGGACGGAGGCGTGCGTGCGGAAGGGCCACGAGGCCAGGCTGGAGCTGCTCCTCGGGGACAAGGAGCGGGCGGTCCGGCGCTACCAGATCTACGCCA AACACCAAGATGACGACTTGGAAGATTTCAAAACTTGTGCAGTAGCTTTGGCTGAAGAAAACGCTAAACTGAAG TTGAAACTGGAGGAAGCTGAAAATTCTGGCGAGCTTAGCGAGAAAACTACGGAACATGAGCACAGTGTAAGAAATTGGAGATCTGAGATAAGGGAGTTAAAGAATGCCTATAAGAACCTGAGCTCAGAGAAGGATAAGGAAGTTTCTGCATTACTCGCAGAAAAGGATTTTGTGTGGAACCAGTACAAGACAATGGAAAGAGACTACGATTCGCTCCTtaagaagaagaaaatagaggcagCACAGGCTACTGAAGCAgcacaaaagctgcagcggaaggtGGAGGAGCTGCAAGTGGCGGCCCAAAAGAAGGATGATGACATTAGCAGATTACAAGCAGAGGCTAATGGTGCCAACAAGAAGATACTGCTTCTTGAGAATAAGCTACAAAAACTGCACTCCCTGGCTAGTGAGGAAGACGACGAAACCCCAAAAGTCAAGGGTGGGCACCTGCAGGCTAGTCAAAAGCGAAAGCAGGATATCAGTGGGACACGTAGAAAATCTAGGTCTGAAGTTGTGTCTCTACGTGGGAAATCCAAAAATAATCCTCAGAGGCAAATGGTAGAAGATCAACCTGAGACCAGTCAGAAGCGTCAGTGTGCCTCTTCCTTATCAAAT ATATGGACAAATAATAACTGA